One genomic segment of Garra rufa chromosome 13, GarRuf1.0, whole genome shotgun sequence includes these proteins:
- the pex3 gene encoding peroxisomal biogenesis factor 3 translates to MLGSTWNFIKRHKRKFIFAGVFVGGVYLLGKYAQRKLQEMQEREASEYIAQARRQFHFESNQRTCNMTVLSMLPTLREAIIHHLNSESLTALLKTKPANKLEIWEDLKIISFTRSIVAVYSTCMLVVLLRVQLNIIGGYLYLDNSVTKNGTTPLAPPDVQQQYLSSIQHLLGEGLIELITVVKKAVQEVLGPVPLKQSLSLQELEQQLNQIRQLVEEGCASKHKSLSWYMMPDEENTLASQACGLTENDVTTIKLLNETRDMLESPDFTTVLRTCLSRGFIRFLDNMSEFFRPPQGDSNPSSTPNRLSHVSLPLAKIIPIINGQIHSICSEIPSHFVQDLLLIDQVKEFAANVYETFSTPQELQK, encoded by the exons atgttaggttCTACATGGAATTTCATCAAACGCCATAAGAGGAAATTCATCTTCGCTGGGGTTTTTGTTGGAG GTGTCTATCTACTTGGTAAATATGCACAAAGAAAGCTTCAGGAGATGCAGGAGCGAGAGGCATCTGAGTACATCGCTCAAGCTCGGAGACAGTTTCATTTTGAAAGCAACCAGAGGACATGTAACATGACAG TGTTATCAATGCTCCCCACTCTCCGAGAGGCAATCATACATCACCTGAACTCAGAGAGCCTCACCGCTTTGCTCAAGACTAA GCCAGCTAATAAACTTGAAATCTGGGAGGATCTAAAGATTATTA GTTTTACCCGCAGCATTGTGGCGGTTTACAGCACTTGCATGCTGGTGGTGTTACTCAGAGTTCAACTCAACATAATTGGTGGCTACTTGTACCTGGACAACTCTGTGACAAAGAACGGAACA ACCCCGTTGGCTCCTCCTGATGTTCAACAACAGTACCTGTCAAGTATCCAACACCTTCTTGGAGAAG GGCTCATTGAACTGATAACTGTGGTGAAGAAAGCTGTCCAGGAAGTTCTTGGACC GGTGCCTCTAAAGCAGAGTTTGTCCCTACAAGAGTTGGAGCAACAGTTAAATCAGATCAGACAGTTAGTAGAGGAGGGCTGTGCTTCTAAACACAAAAGTCTTTCTTGGTACATGATGCCTGATGAAGAGAACACACTGGCCTCACAg gcTTGTGGTCTCACAGAGAATGATGTCACAACCATAAAGCTGCTGAATGAAACCAGAGATATGCTTGAAAG TCCAGACTTCACTACTGTACTCCGTACTTGCTTGAGCCGAGGCTTTATCCGATTCCTAGACAACATGTCAGAGTTTTTCCGACCTCCGCAAGGAGATTCCAACCCCTCCAGCACACCTAACCG ACTATCACATGTGAGCCTCCCACTAGCCAAAATCATTCCCATCATCAACGGACAGATCCATTCAATATGCAGCGAAATACCCAGTCACTTTGTCCAG GATCTCTTATTGATAGACCAGGTGAAAGAGTTTGCCGCCAACGTGTACGAAACATTCAGCACGCCTCAGGAACTTCAGAAGTGA
- the adat2 gene encoding tRNA-specific adenosine deaminase 2, with the protein MQADSVEPETNDFLQPLDSEIQTWMSKAFDMALEALENGEVPVGCLMVYNNEIIGKGRNEVNETKNATRHAEMVALDQVLDWCRFRDKDPKEVCEQTVLYVTVEPCIMCAAALRLLHIPLVVYGCKNERFGGCGSVLDVSSDHLPHTGTSFKCIAGYRAEEAVEMLKTFYKQENPNAPKPKVRKDLISPPDGAVVIQVKQGPQDEEKETIAPLS; encoded by the exons ATGCAAGCAGACAGTGTTGAACCTGAGACGAATGATTTTTTGCAACCGTTAGACAGTGAGATACAAACATGGATGTCAAAGGCGTTTGACATG GCGCTTGAGGCACTTGAGAATGGTGAGGTTCCAGTTGGCTGTCTGATGGTTTACAACAATGAGATTATTGGAAAAGGAAGAAATGAGGTGAATGAAACCAAAAAT GCTACCCGGCATGCGGAAATGGTGGCACTGGATCAAGTGCTTGATTGGTGCCGTTTCAGAGACAAGGACCCGAAGGAGGTGTGTGAACAGACTGTACTTTATGTGACAGTGGAGCCGTGTATCATGTGCGCAGCTGCTCTGCGCCTGCTTC ACATACCTCTTGTTGTATATGGGTGCAAAAATGAGCGATTTGGAGGCTGTGGATCCGTCCTGGATGTCTCATCAGATCATTTGCCTCACACTGGAACTTCATTTAAG TGCATTGCTGGCTATAGAGCAGAAGAGGCTGTTGAAATGCTCAAGACGTTTTATAAACAAGAAAACCCAAATG CTCCCAAACCTAAAGTGAGGAAAGATTTGATCAGTCCACCAGATGGCGCTGTAGTCATTCAGGTAAAACAAGGACCACAAGATGAGGAAAAAGAAACAATTGCTCCTTTGAGTTGA